In Pseudosulfitobacter sp. DSM 107133, one genomic interval encodes:
- a CDS encoding FAD binding domain-containing protein: MTLHRPETLDAALALLAEGGGVVLAGGTDVYPGLRAAPPPARMIDVSAVAGLRGIARVDEGWRIGAATTWTDVVRADLPALFDGLKLAAREVGSVQIQNTGTVAGNLCNASPAADGVPALMALDAEVELTGPSGARRVPLSAFIQGVRKVDLAAGELMTAIYVHDAPGCGAFRKLGARRYLVISIAMVSAVVHADGGRIVRARIAVGSCSPVARRLVDLETALVGAALGDVGGIVGEARLDALTPIDDVRASAVFRMDAVRTLVRRTLLDAVEKTDVA; encoded by the coding sequence ATGACGCTTCATCGACCCGAGACACTGGACGCGGCCCTTGCCCTGCTGGCCGAAGGCGGCGGGGTGGTTCTGGCGGGGGGCACGGATGTCTATCCGGGGCTGCGCGCCGCGCCGCCACCTGCGCGGATGATTGATGTTTCGGCGGTGGCGGGGCTGCGCGGGATCGCGCGGGTTGATGAGGGCTGGCGGATCGGGGCGGCGACGACTTGGACAGATGTGGTGCGTGCCGACCTGCCTGCATTGTTCGACGGGCTCAAGCTGGCCGCGCGCGAGGTCGGGTCGGTGCAGATCCAGAACACCGGAACGGTTGCGGGGAACCTGTGCAATGCCTCGCCTGCGGCGGACGGGGTTCCGGCGCTGATGGCGCTGGATGCCGAGGTAGAGCTGACAGGGCCAAGCGGCGCGCGGCGGGTGCCGCTGAGCGCGTTCATTCAGGGCGTTCGCAAGGTCGATCTGGCGGCGGGCGAGCTGATGACGGCGATCTATGTGCATGATGCGCCGGGCTGTGGCGCGTTTCGCAAGCTGGGCGCGCGGCGGTATCTGGTGATTTCGATCGCGATGGTCAGCGCTGTTGTACACGCTGACGGCGGGCGGATCGTGCGGGCGCGTATCGCTGTCGGGTCATGTTCGCCGGTGGCGCGGCGGCTGGTTGATCTGGAAACGGCGCTGGTCGGGGCCGCGCTGGGAGATGTCGGGGGGATCGTCGGAGAGGCGCGGCTGGACGCGTTGACCCCGATTGATGATGTGCGGGCCAGCGCGGTCTTTCGCATGGATGCGGTGCGCACGCTGGTGCGGCGCACGTTGTTGGATGCAGTGGAGAAAACCGATGTCGCTTGA
- a CDS encoding ferredoxin--NADP reductase, with protein sequence MTDLAFDPILQGQPAGFEIPAACFGLTVTQVQHYTDRLFRFRVTRPATFRFRSGEFVMIGLPNADRPVMRAYSIASPAWDDTLEFYSIKVPDGPLTEHLQNIQVGDTVLMRKKPTGTLVLDALTPGKRLWMLSTGTGIAPFASLIRDPETYERFDEVILCHGCREVAELAYGDEITNATLNDPLVGEAAQGRLRLFNTATREAYKVQGRITDMIRSGTIYTALDVPPITPADDRVMICGSMEMLADCRAICLEHGLEEGANNRPAEFVVEKAFVD encoded by the coding sequence ATGACCGATCTTGCCTTTGACCCCATCCTTCAGGGCCAGCCTGCGGGATTCGAAATACCCGCCGCCTGTTTCGGGCTGACCGTCACCCAGGTGCAACATTACACCGACCGCCTTTTCCGCTTTCGCGTGACCCGCCCCGCCACGTTCCGTTTCCGCTCGGGCGAGTTTGTGATGATCGGCCTGCCCAACGCCGACCGGCCTGTCATGCGTGCCTATTCCATTGCGTCGCCCGCATGGGACGACACGCTGGAATTCTACTCGATCAAGGTGCCCGACGGCCCGCTGACCGAGCATTTGCAAAACATTCAGGTGGGCGACACTGTATTAATGCGCAAGAAACCCACCGGCACGCTGGTGCTTGATGCGCTGACCCCCGGCAAACGGCTGTGGATGCTGTCCACTGGCACCGGAATCGCGCCATTTGCATCGCTGATTCGCGATCCCGAGACCTACGAGCGCTTTGACGAGGTGATTCTCTGCCACGGCTGCCGCGAGGTGGCCGAACTGGCCTATGGCGACGAAATCACCAATGCCACGCTGAACGATCCGCTGGTGGGCGAAGCCGCACAGGGCCGCCTGCGCCTGTTCAACACCGCCACCCGCGAGGCTTACAAGGTGCAGGGCCGTATCACCGACATGATCCGGTCGGGCACTATATATACGGCCCTCGACGTGCCCCCGATCACCCCCGCCGACGACCGCGTGATGATCTGCGGTTCGATGGAGATGCTGGCCGATTGCCGCGCCATCTGTCTGGAACACGGACTGGAAG
- a CDS encoding molybdopterin cofactor-binding domain-containing protein, giving the protein MSLDEPKGQIALTLNGAEITLSASPTARMSEVLRDSAGALDVKVGCNAGDCGACTVLLDGAPVCACITAAGQAQGRQVETQAGLVAGDADAARLAQAFQRHQAAQCGICTPGMMVSAVALLRSGAALTEERVADALGGVLCRCTGYRKIIAAVLDAGATTETLTEGGVGARVARLDGWPKVSGSERFGDDVAPADSLTVRVIRSPFHRAGFRFGDLEAFRDANGLDLVLTASDVPGENLFGVIPGFIDQPVFAEGEARFKGEAVAAVVGRAGVLDAMGAFPVEWDERAAQLTPAGANAAALLHPDRADNVMCRGLVARGDAEAGLAQAAHVVAGDFSTGFIEHGYIEPEAASARRVGDRIEVQCCTQAPYMNRDALAGILGLDPAAVRILPTAVGGGFGSKLDLTAQPYVALAAWILGQPVRMAYTRAESIASSTKRHPSEISMKIGTDADGRIVGARFDGVFNTGAYASWGPTVANRVPIHASGPYRVPHYEANSVGIHTNTTPAGAFRGFGVPQSAVAQEQLFDLLANDLGMDRLAFRRLNCLQNGDATVTGQVFDTGMGIDACFDALKPEWERALAEARAFNAAHAQIKRGVGVAGGWYGCGNTSMSNPSTIRAGVTSDGELMLHQGAVDIGQGSNTVITQIFAQALGVPLSQVTLVGADTDLTPDAGKTSASRQTFITGNAARLAGEALRAQILRLGNVGDGAAIAFVDGAIELSEGEVRRRIELPAAEGYALEVQESYDPPTLPMDAKGQGSPYAVFGTAAQMVELEVDMALGTVKLLRFVAAHDVGRAINPLLVEGQIEGGIAQGIGLALMEEFLPGRTENLHDYLIPTMGDVPDITSIIIESGDAHGPYGAKGLGEHCLIPTAPAILNAIADASGARIHHLPATPDRIRAAILAQKDKASI; this is encoded by the coding sequence ATGTCGCTTGACGAACCCAAGGGGCAGATTGCCCTGACCCTGAACGGCGCTGAAATCACCCTGTCTGCTTCGCCCACGGCGCGGATGTCCGAGGTTTTGCGCGACAGCGCGGGGGCACTGGATGTCAAGGTGGGCTGCAACGCGGGCGATTGCGGGGCCTGTACCGTGCTGCTGGACGGCGCGCCGGTCTGTGCCTGCATCACCGCAGCCGGTCAGGCGCAGGGCCGGCAGGTTGAAACGCAGGCGGGGCTGGTTGCCGGTGACGCCGATGCTGCGCGTTTGGCGCAGGCGTTCCAGCGGCATCAGGCGGCGCAATGCGGGATCTGCACGCCGGGCATGATGGTGTCGGCGGTGGCGTTGTTGCGTTCGGGTGCGGCGCTGACCGAGGAACGCGTGGCCGATGCCTTGGGCGGGGTGCTGTGCCGTTGCACCGGCTATCGCAAGATCATCGCGGCGGTGCTGGATGCCGGTGCGACCACCGAGACATTGACCGAAGGCGGCGTCGGCGCGCGGGTGGCGCGGCTGGACGGCTGGCCCAAGGTGTCGGGCAGCGAGCGGTTTGGCGATGATGTCGCCCCGGCGGATTCGCTGACGGTGCGGGTGATCCGGTCGCCGTTTCACCGCGCTGGGTTCCGCTTTGGCGATCTGGAGGCGTTTCGGGACGCAAACGGGCTGGATTTGGTCCTGACCGCCAGCGACGTGCCGGGGGAGAACCTGTTTGGCGTCATTCCGGGGTTTATCGACCAGCCGGTTTTTGCCGAAGGCGAGGCGCGCTTCAAAGGCGAGGCGGTGGCTGCTGTGGTTGGCCGCGCCGGGGTTCTGGACGCCATGGGCGCCTTTCCGGTGGAATGGGACGAACGCGCGGCGCAACTGACACCGGCGGGGGCCAACGCGGCGGCGCTGCTTCATCCCGACCGCGCGGACAACGTGATGTGTCGCGGTCTGGTGGCGCGCGGCGATGCCGAAGCGGGTTTGGCGCAGGCCGCGCATGTGGTTGCGGGCGACTTCTCAACAGGATTTATCGAACACGGCTATATCGAACCCGAAGCGGCCAGCGCCCGCAGGGTGGGCGACCGGATCGAGGTGCAATGCTGCACGCAGGCCCCCTATATGAACCGCGATGCGCTGGCGGGCATTCTGGGGCTGGACCCTGCGGCGGTGCGCATTCTGCCCACTGCGGTGGGCGGCGGGTTCGGGTCCAAGCTGGACCTGACCGCGCAGCCCTATGTGGCGCTGGCGGCGTGGATATTGGGGCAGCCGGTGCGCATGGCCTATACCCGCGCCGAAAGCATCGCCAGTTCGACCAAACGCCACCCGTCCGAGATTTCGATGAAGATCGGGACGGATGCAGACGGGCGGATCGTGGGCGCGCGCTTTGACGGTGTGTTCAATACGGGGGCGTATGCCAGCTGGGGGCCGACCGTGGCGAACCGCGTGCCGATCCATGCGTCCGGCCCTTACCGCGTGCCGCATTACGAAGCGAACAGCGTGGGCATTCACACCAACACCACACCGGCGGGTGCGTTTCGCGGCTTTGGCGTGCCGCAATCAGCGGTGGCGCAGGAACAGTTGTTCGATCTGCTGGCCAATGATCTGGGCATGGACCGGCTGGCATTCCGGCGGCTGAACTGTCTGCAAAACGGCGATGCGACGGTGACGGGGCAGGTGTTTGACACCGGCATGGGCATTGATGCGTGCTTTGACGCGCTGAAACCCGAATGGGAGCGCGCGTTGGCCGAGGCCAGGGCATTCAACGCGGCCCATGCGCAGATCAAGCGCGGGGTTGGCGTGGCGGGCGGCTGGTATGGCTGTGGCAACACGTCGATGTCGAACCCCTCGACCATCCGCGCGGGTGTCACGTCGGACGGGGAACTGATGCTGCATCAGGGGGCCGTGGATATCGGGCAGGGATCAAACACCGTCATCACCCAGATTTTTGCGCAGGCGCTGGGGGTGCCGCTGTCGCAGGTCACTTTGGTTGGCGCCGATACCGATCTGACGCCGGATGCGGGCAAGACATCGGCAAGCCGTCAGACCTTTATCACCGGCAACGCCGCACGGCTGGCGGGTGAAGCGCTGCGGGCGCAGATCTTGCGGTTGGGCAATGTGGGCGACGGGGCCGCGATTGCCTTTGTGGATGGCGCGATCGAGCTGTCCGAGGGCGAGGTACGCCGCCGGATCGAACTGCCTGCTGCCGAAGGCTATGCGCTGGAAGTGCAGGAAAGCTATGATCCGCCGACCCTGCCGATGGACGCCAAGGGGCAGGGATCGCCCTATGCGGTTTTTGGCACGGCGGCGCAGATGGTCGAGCTGGAGGTCGATATGGCCCTTGGCACGGTCAAGCTGTTGCGGTTTGTCGCCGCGCATGATGTGGGCCGTGCGATCAATCCGCTGCTGGTCGAAGGGCAGATCGAAGGCGGTATTGCACAGGGCATCGGGCTGGCGCTGATGGAGGAATTCCTGCCCGGACGTACCGAGAACCTGCATGATTACCTGATCCCGACGATGGGCGACGTGCCTGACATCACCTCGATCATCATCGAATCCGGCGACGCACACGGTCCCTACGGGGCCAAGGGGCTGGGCGAGCATTGCCTGATCCCCACGGCCCCCGCCATTTTGAACGCCATCGCGGACGCCAGCGGCGCGCGCATCCACCATCTTCCGGCGACACCGGACCGCATCCGCGCCGCGATCCTCGCGCAGAAAGACAAGGCTTCTATATGA